A genomic region of Nostoc sp. UHCC 0702 contains the following coding sequences:
- a CDS encoding S9 family peptidase, translating into MFKTAKSRQEILEFNLFGFRLSFQKIKIPMRRATLFAIALLFTTHFASACTDSTAIMPTIAYPETKRVDVVEKPFGQTIADPYRWLENDVRNDKEVAAWVESQNKVTNDYLDKLPGRDIFKDRLKQLYNYEQFSIPVKQGERYFYLHNSGLQNQLVLYVRDSVDGIGRVLIDPNRWAKDGATALAEWSASDDGKRVAYAVQDGGSDWRTIRVLDVDTGNLLDDEVKWARLTNIAWVKDGSGFFYARFPEPKQGETFQASAENQTVYFHRLGTPQTQDRLVYATPDQPTLVHTVDLTADGRYLTIVSTPASIGNKLTVVDLQSADWKPRKLVDNLDDEWSVVGNVGTKFFLRTTQDAPRFKVVTMDIAAADPVITDVVPEQDSVLGNASLVSGRLLISTRVDVKTEVRRYTLDGKPDGMVKLPGIGTTGGFKSDPNDSETFFIFTSFNTPGVIYRYDVASNTAQVWAKPKVAIDLNRIAVEQRFYKSKDGTRIPMFIVRRKDVTVAAPTLLHAYGGYGIPMLPEFLPAPLGWVEQGGVYAIANIRGGSEYGKAWHEAGRRQKKQNVFDDFIAAGEYLKAQSITPQNGLAIQGGSNGGLLIGAVVNQRPDLFAAALPQVGVMDMLRFDQFTGGKLWLDEYGSPAQEADFRNLLKYSPYHNIQSGKAYPAILATTADTDDRVVPSHTFKYVAALQAADIGDKPHLVRIETRAGHGAGKPTDKIIEETADMWAFAAHWTGLDVKPAK; encoded by the coding sequence ATGTTCAAAACTGCAAAATCACGACAAGAAATACTAGAGTTCAACCTCTTTGGATTTCGACTCTCATTTCAAAAGATAAAGATACCGATGCGCCGCGCAACCCTTTTCGCGATCGCGCTACTCTTTACTACCCATTTCGCCTCCGCTTGCACGGATTCTACAGCAATCATGCCTACGATCGCCTATCCTGAAACTAAGCGGGTCGATGTTGTCGAGAAGCCTTTCGGGCAGACGATCGCCGACCCCTATCGCTGGCTGGAAAACGATGTTCGCAACGACAAGGAAGTCGCTGCCTGGGTCGAATCGCAGAATAAAGTCACCAATGATTATCTCGATAAGCTGCCAGGTCGAGATATCTTCAAGGATCGACTGAAGCAGTTGTACAACTATGAGCAATTTTCTATTCCGGTCAAACAGGGTGAACGGTATTTCTACCTCCATAATTCTGGACTTCAGAACCAACTAGTTCTCTATGTCCGGGACAGCGTGGATGGCATAGGGCGTGTGCTAATCGATCCCAACCGTTGGGCAAAGGACGGGGCAACTGCGTTGGCTGAATGGTCAGCATCTGATGACGGTAAGCGCGTGGCTTATGCAGTGCAGGATGGCGGCAGCGACTGGCGCACGATTCGGGTGCTGGACGTAGACACGGGCAATCTACTGGACGATGAAGTCAAATGGGCAAGGCTGACCAACATCGCCTGGGTCAAGGACGGATCTGGCTTTTTCTATGCCCGCTTTCCTGAACCGAAGCAAGGTGAAACGTTCCAGGCGAGCGCAGAAAATCAAACCGTTTATTTCCATCGGCTCGGCACACCCCAAACGCAGGATCGACTGGTCTATGCCACCCCGGATCAGCCAACTCTGGTACATACCGTTGACCTCACCGCCGACGGACGCTATCTCACGATCGTTTCCACGCCCGCTTCGATCGGCAACAAACTGACTGTGGTGGATCTCCAGAGCGCCGACTGGAAACCCCGCAAGCTGGTCGATAATCTCGACGATGAATGGAGCGTCGTTGGCAATGTGGGGACGAAATTCTTCCTCAGAACCACCCAGGACGCGCCGCGCTTTAAGGTGGTGACGATGGACATTGCCGCTGCCGATCCGGTGATCACGGATGTGGTGCCGGAGCAGGATTCGGTTCTGGGCAATGCGTCGCTGGTCAGTGGACGGCTGCTAATCTCCACTCGGGTTGATGTGAAGACGGAGGTTCGACGCTACACGCTGGATGGCAAGCCTGATGGTATGGTGAAGCTGCCGGGTATCGGCACGACTGGCGGTTTTAAGAGCGACCCGAATGACTCAGAAACCTTCTTCATCTTCACTAGCTTCAACACTCCAGGCGTAATCTATCGATACGATGTCGCCAGCAACACGGCGCAGGTGTGGGCAAAACCCAAGGTGGCGATCGATCTCAATCGGATCGCAGTCGAACAGCGGTTCTACAAGTCGAAGGATGGCACCCGCATCCCGATGTTTATCGTCCGGCGCAAGGATGTGACCGTAGCCGCACCGACCCTACTCCATGCCTATGGAGGCTATGGCATCCCCATGCTTCCTGAGTTCTTGCCAGCGCCGCTGGGGTGGGTCGAACAGGGCGGAGTGTATGCGATCGCTAACATTCGCGGCGGCTCCGAATATGGCAAGGCATGGCACGAAGCGGGTCGTCGTCAGAAGAAGCAGAACGTCTTCGATGATTTCATCGCAGCGGGCGAGTATCTGAAGGCACAGAGTATCACGCCCCAAAATGGCTTGGCGATTCAGGGCGGATCGAATGGCGGACTCCTGATCGGTGCAGTGGTCAATCAACGACCGGATCTGTTCGCCGCTGCGTTACCCCAGGTTGGTGTGATGGATATGCTCCGCTTCGACCAGTTCACAGGCGGGAAATTATGGCTAGACGAATATGGGTCTCCGGCACAGGAAGCGGATTTCCGTAACCTCTTGAAATATTCGCCTTATCACAACATCCAGTCCGGCAAGGCTTATCCTGCGATCCTCGCCACCACTGCCGACACGGACGATCGCGTGGTGCCGAGTCACACCTTCAAATATGTCGCCGCGCTCCAGGCGGCGGATATCGGTGACAAGCCGCACCTTGTCCGCATCGAGACACGGGCGGGACATGGAGCGGGCAAGCCCACGGACAAGATCATTGAGGAAACGGCGGATATGTGGGCTTTTGCCGCTCATTGGACGGGGCTGGATGTGAAGCCAGCGAAGTGA
- a CDS encoding peptidoglycan-binding protein: MKLQTIFRLITIATGLLGGSLTHPAIAHSIPPQQTSPILIATAYTDLTLPTLRQGDRGRNVQLLQRILQDNGFLGAAGVRLGNPREAIVDGIFGAVTASAVRDLQRRYRIPVTGRVNPTTWEVLDMHENPYRSPLPWKQQNITQP; the protein is encoded by the coding sequence ATGAAACTTCAAACCATTTTCAGATTAATAACGATCGCTACAGGATTGCTCGGAGGTTCACTCACTCATCCAGCGATCGCACACAGCATTCCTCCACAACAAACCTCCCCCATTCTGATCGCCACTGCCTACACTGATTTAACCTTACCTACCTTACGCCAAGGCGATCGCGGCAGAAACGTGCAATTGTTACAGCGCATCCTTCAAGACAATGGCTTTTTAGGAGCCGCAGGTGTGAGGTTAGGCAATCCAAGAGAGGCGATAGTCGATGGCATCTTTGGTGCGGTCACAGCGTCTGCGGTACGCGATCTCCAGAGACGATACAGAATCCCAGTTACAGGGCGAGTCAATCCAACCACCTGGGAAGTCCTGGATATGCACGAAAACCCCTATCGATCCCCGCTTCCCTGGAAACAACAGAACATTACACAACCATAA
- a CDS encoding nuclear transport factor 2 family protein — MSGNNKAILEAANAAIAQGNNEGFLSFCADDMEWTFVGDKTLKGKEAVRQWMATTYIEPPNFMVANLIAEGDFVTALGDITMKDEDQKAAHYSYCDIWRFRGGKIVELRAFVIKTEVKDETSGSSTRADSMRSQSGGESLLNG, encoded by the coding sequence ATGTCAGGGAACAATAAAGCAATCTTAGAAGCGGCAAACGCAGCGATCGCCCAAGGCAACAATGAAGGATTCTTGTCGTTCTGCGCCGACGACATGGAATGGACGTTTGTAGGCGACAAAACTCTTAAAGGAAAAGAAGCTGTTCGCCAATGGATGGCAACGACATACATAGAGCCGCCAAATTTTATGGTTGCTAACTTAATCGCTGAGGGTGATTTCGTCACGGCACTCGGCGACATCACAATGAAGGACGAAGACCAGAAGGCGGCTCATTACTCGTACTGCGACATCTGGCGCTTTCGCGGCGGCAAGATTGTTGAATTAAGGGCTTTCGTCATCAAAACCGAGGTCAAGGATGAAACTAGCGGCTCATCGACGCGGGCTGATTCGATGCGATCGCAATCTGGAGGCGAATCGCTTCTAAATGGTTAA
- a CDS encoding alpha/beta fold hydrolase yields the protein MSHISSNHKRDRGLSTHGSEPTVPAKRRTMLAHKPHVRSSLMIGAMILVLSACGQPTFGHPSEPGGKIPADLKRFYEQKLTFGSCEGYATTDKDAKDFANDTFKCARLEVPLDYQNPGGRTAQIALLRVSAKGKPSKRIGSLLLNPGGPGASGMSYAVEVAEKLADSPITKQFDLIGFDPRGVAASTPAIDCFTDAEREADKLVNSINSGGKDYTDHETRQLYQKCAERSGGEDVLAHVGTRDVARDMDVLRAVLGDDKLSFFGASYGTRLGAIYAETFPQNVRAMVLDGAVDPTTGTTERRLVQFAGFQRAFDNMAAFCAKTPTCPLGTDPKQANAAFQQIVQPLIDKPIITADGRKVTYTAVIDGVTTGLYDDEAWPTVILAITELKAGSGKTLLFLRDILSQRNADGSYGNNYESLVAINCLDEERHTPEQESAMTRDIFKVAPFLDTGRPVNARDLCEHWRVKPTLGYPYAQNIKGLPKTLVVSVTGDPATPHEGGISLAKTLGASLLTVEGEQHGVALIGGNACVNDIVADYLISLKIPADGARCVL from the coding sequence ATGTCTCACATTTCTTCTAACCACAAGCGAGATCGTGGCCTATCCACGCACGGCTCAGAGCCAACCGTTCCCGCTAAGAGGAGAACCATGCTTGCTCACAAGCCCCACGTCCGAAGCTCGTTAATGATTGGGGCGATGATACTGGTTCTTAGTGCCTGCGGCCAGCCCACATTCGGGCACCCGTCAGAGCCAGGAGGAAAGATCCCTGCGGATCTCAAACGCTTCTACGAGCAGAAGCTGACCTTCGGCTCGTGCGAGGGCTACGCCACCACGGATAAAGACGCTAAGGACTTCGCCAACGACACCTTCAAATGCGCCCGGCTTGAGGTGCCGCTCGACTACCAGAACCCCGGCGGGCGAACCGCGCAGATTGCACTGCTGCGCGTATCGGCAAAGGGCAAGCCGAGCAAACGAATCGGCTCCCTGCTGCTCAACCCAGGCGGCCCCGGCGCCTCTGGGATGAGCTACGCGGTCGAGGTGGCAGAAAAATTGGCCGACAGTCCGATCACTAAGCAGTTTGACCTGATCGGGTTCGACCCACGCGGGGTTGCGGCCTCGACACCAGCCATAGACTGCTTCACCGATGCCGAACGAGAGGCCGACAAGTTGGTCAACTCGATCAACTCCGGGGGCAAGGACTACACCGACCACGAGACCCGTCAGTTGTACCAAAAATGTGCCGAGCGTTCCGGGGGTGAGGACGTGCTGGCTCACGTCGGCACGCGCGATGTCGCCCGTGACATGGACGTACTCCGCGCGGTGCTCGGCGATGACAAGCTCTCCTTTTTCGGCGCCAGCTACGGTACCCGGCTCGGCGCGATCTACGCCGAAACCTTCCCGCAGAACGTGCGGGCCATGGTGCTCGATGGCGCGGTCGACCCCACCACCGGCACCACCGAGCGTCGCCTCGTCCAGTTCGCGGGTTTCCAGCGTGCCTTCGACAACATGGCGGCCTTCTGCGCTAAAACCCCGACTTGTCCGCTCGGCACCGATCCCAAGCAAGCTAACGCCGCCTTCCAGCAGATCGTGCAGCCACTGATTGATAAACCGATCATTACCGCAGACGGACGCAAGGTCACTTACACCGCCGTAATTGACGGCGTGACCACTGGGCTTTACGACGATGAGGCCTGGCCTACGGTGATTCTAGCCATCACCGAACTCAAGGCCGGAAGCGGTAAAACCCTGCTGTTCTTGCGCGACATCCTCAGCCAGCGCAATGCCGACGGTAGCTACGGCAATAACTACGAGTCCCTGGTGGCCATTAACTGCCTCGACGAGGAACGCCACACGCCCGAGCAGGAGAGCGCGATGACGCGCGACATTTTCAAGGTTGCGCCCTTCCTGGACACTGGCCGACCCGTCAACGCCCGTGACCTCTGTGAGCATTGGCGCGTGAAACCCACCCTCGGCTACCCCTACGCCCAGAACATCAAAGGACTCCCTAAAACCTTGGTCGTGTCGGTCACCGGCGATCCGGCTACCCCGCACGAGGGCGGCATCAGCCTCGCCAAGACGCTCGGCGCGAGCCTGCTGACTGTCGAGGGCGAACAGCACGGTGTAGCCCTCATCGGCGGCAATGCTTGTGTCAACGACATCGTCGCCGACTACCTCATCAGTCTCAAAATACCCGCAGACGGCGCTCGCTGCGTCCTTTAG
- a CDS encoding HdeD family acid-resistance protein: MTSEDFRETRTNSALPIVLGVLMILLGIAAIAEPFIATIAITIVFSWTLIIAGIVRIVHAFQSRHKRGFWTTLVVGILYVIGGILLINNIFGAALSLTLAFGFIIFIEGVLEVIAAFEMRRDPNWGWVLFSGIMAIILGIFILYQWPVSAVWVLGVFVGINFLLTGLWMIMLSLASRSLPDYRARG; this comes from the coding sequence ATGACTTCCGAAGATTTTAGAGAAACCAGAACAAATTCAGCATTGCCAATTGTCTTAGGTGTTTTGATGATTCTGCTGGGAATTGCAGCGATCGCAGAACCATTTATTGCCACTATTGCCATCACAATCGTATTCTCCTGGACTTTAATTATTGCTGGTATCGTCCGAATTGTTCATGCATTTCAATCACGTCACAAACGAGGCTTCTGGACAACACTAGTAGTTGGTATTCTATACGTAATTGGTGGGATTTTGTTGATTAACAACATCTTTGGTGCTGCGCTCTCTCTCACCTTAGCTTTTGGATTTATCATTTTTATTGAGGGTGTATTGGAGGTGATTGCAGCATTTGAAATGCGTCGAGATCCAAACTGGGGTTGGGTACTATTTAGCGGTATCATGGCTATTATTCTAGGGATTTTTATTTTGTATCAATGGCCTGTCAGCGCAGTTTGGGTATTGGGAGTATTTGTAGGGATTAATTTTTTGTTGACGGGCCTTTGGATGATCATGCTTTCATTAGCTTCTCGTAGTCTTCCTGACTATAGGGCAAGAGGTTAG